One genomic window of Streptomyces sp. NBC_01276 includes the following:
- a CDS encoding MFS transporter, giving the protein MPPAHTGAPVTSGASTASFPQPEAHSPGRPGYRRMSLALFAAGLATFALLYSTQALLPAVSAGFGVTAGQASWTVSAATGALALFVLPLSALSERFGRTRMMTWSMVIAVGVGLLVPFAPNLEWLVALRAVQGAAIAGIPASAMAYLAEEVKPKALVGAIGLFVAGNSIGGMSGRIVTGWAAQLWGWRAGLLAVGLMALACAAAFLVLVPRARFFRPASLNPRAVGRTVAGHLRDPLLLRLYGIGALFMTVFGAVYTVIGYRLVDEPFSLPQGVVGSVFLVYLVGTASSAAAGQLVARTGRRGALYLAVTTTALGLLLSLADSLAAVLAGLVLITAGFFAGHAVASAAVSRTAKSGRAQASALYQSAYYLGSSAGGTLGALAYHASGWAATVGIALLAVVGVASITLYGSHAARVERARGRRLAAPAAAAR; this is encoded by the coding sequence ATGCCTCCCGCTCATACCGGGGCACCCGTCACCTCGGGTGCCTCCACCGCGTCGTTCCCGCAGCCCGAAGCCCACTCCCCCGGCCGCCCCGGCTACCGCCGGATGAGCCTCGCGCTCTTCGCCGCCGGCCTGGCGACCTTCGCCCTCCTCTACTCCACCCAGGCGCTGCTGCCCGCGGTCTCCGCCGGCTTCGGCGTGACGGCCGGTCAGGCCAGCTGGACGGTGTCGGCGGCCACCGGCGCGCTCGCCCTGTTCGTACTGCCGCTCAGCGCGCTGTCCGAACGGTTCGGGCGGACCCGGATGATGACCTGGTCGATGGTGATCGCCGTCGGCGTCGGCCTCCTCGTCCCCTTCGCCCCGAACCTGGAGTGGCTGGTGGCGCTGCGCGCGGTGCAGGGCGCGGCGATCGCCGGGATCCCGGCCTCCGCGATGGCGTACCTCGCGGAGGAGGTCAAGCCGAAGGCCCTGGTCGGGGCGATCGGCCTGTTCGTGGCGGGCAACTCCATCGGCGGCATGAGCGGCCGCATCGTGACCGGCTGGGCCGCGCAGCTGTGGGGCTGGCGGGCCGGGCTGCTGGCCGTCGGGCTGATGGCGCTGGCCTGCGCGGCGGCCTTCCTGGTGCTGGTGCCCCGGGCGCGGTTCTTCCGGCCGGCCTCGCTGAACCCGCGCGCGGTGGGACGTACCGTCGCCGGGCACCTGCGCGACCCGCTGCTGCTGCGGCTCTACGGGATCGGCGCGCTGTTCATGACCGTCTTCGGGGCGGTGTACACGGTCATCGGCTACCGGCTGGTGGACGAGCCGTTCTCGCTGCCGCAGGGCGTGGTCGGCTCGGTGTTCCTCGTCTACCTGGTGGGTACGGCCTCCTCGGCCGCGGCCGGGCAGCTGGTGGCCCGTACGGGGCGGCGCGGGGCGCTGTACCTGGCGGTGACCACGACCGCGCTGGGTCTGCTGCTGTCGCTGGCCGACTCCCTCGCCGCGGTCCTGGCGGGGCTGGTGCTGATCACGGCGGGCTTCTTCGCGGGGCACGCCGTGGCCTCGGCGGCGGTGAGCCGGACGGCGAAGTCGGGCCGGGCGCAGGCCTCCGCGCTCTACCAGTCCGCGTACTACCTGGGCTCCAGCGCGGGCGGCACCCTGGGCGCGCTGGCCTACCACGCCTCGGGCTGGGCGGCCACGGTCGGCATCGCCCTGCTGGCGGTGGTGGGCGTCGCGTCGATCACCCTCTACGGGTCCCACGCGGCCCGGGTGGAGCGGGCCCGCGGACGGCGCCTCGCGGCTCCGGCCGCGGCGGCCCGCTGA
- a CDS encoding ABC transporter permease yields the protein MKKFDKDRLLLAAAGPALALVSALVLTMIVLAASGVDPIDPLRIMIEQAGYEDIQVLIVNQAGIYFLAALAVAIGFRMNLFNIGVDGQYRLAAMVSAVVGASVSLPAPLHVLLIVLVAMATGAFWSGIAGVLKARRGVSEVVSTIMLNAIATSLIAWLILPKNFGVQPAGSNDLTTGDIPESGWFPALSLSGGDIYGFTFIAFALGVVYWFVLNRTRFGFDLRASGASESAAQASGVEPKKMIMTAMLISGAVAGLTGMPLLLGESHTYNLSFPLGVGFTGITVALLGRNNPIGIFFSAFLIAFIDKASAGLDTEGYAKEIGTIMQGLIVIAVVVSYELVRRYGIRRQQQKVGEELAAGHALKTDNKEVAA from the coding sequence ATGAAGAAATTCGACAAGGACCGGCTGCTCCTCGCAGCCGCCGGACCGGCGCTCGCACTGGTCAGCGCCCTGGTGCTGACCATGATCGTGCTGGCCGCTTCGGGCGTGGACCCGATCGACCCGCTGCGGATCATGATCGAGCAGGCGGGCTACGAGGACATCCAGGTCCTGATCGTCAATCAGGCCGGCATCTACTTCCTGGCAGCCCTGGCCGTCGCCATCGGCTTCCGGATGAACCTCTTCAACATCGGCGTCGACGGCCAGTACCGCCTCGCGGCGATGGTCTCCGCCGTGGTCGGCGCCTCGGTCTCGCTGCCGGCTCCGCTGCACGTCCTGCTGATCGTGCTCGTCGCCATGGCGACCGGTGCCTTCTGGTCCGGCATCGCGGGTGTCCTCAAGGCGCGGCGCGGGGTGAGCGAGGTCGTCTCCACGATCATGCTCAACGCCATCGCCACCTCGCTGATCGCCTGGCTGATCCTGCCGAAGAACTTCGGCGTGCAGCCGGCCGGCTCCAACGACCTGACCACCGGTGACATTCCGGAGTCCGGCTGGTTCCCGGCCCTGTCCCTGTCCGGCGGCGACATCTACGGCTTCACCTTCATCGCCTTCGCGCTCGGCGTCGTCTACTGGTTCGTGCTCAACCGCACCCGCTTCGGCTTCGACCTGCGCGCCTCCGGCGCCAGCGAGTCCGCCGCGCAGGCCTCCGGTGTCGAGCCCAAGAAGATGATCATGACTGCGATGCTCATCTCGGGCGCGGTCGCCGGTCTGACCGGCATGCCGCTGCTGCTGGGCGAGTCGCACACGTACAACCTGTCCTTCCCGCTGGGTGTCGGCTTCACCGGCATCACCGTCGCGCTGCTCGGCCGCAACAACCCGATCGGCATCTTCTTCTCGGCCTTCCTGATCGCCTTCATCGACAAGGCGTCCGCCGGTCTCGACACCGAGGGCTACGCCAAGGAGATCGGCACGATCATGCAGGGCCTGATCGTGATCGCGGTCGTCGTCAGCTACGAGCTCGTCCGCCGCTACGGCATCCGCCGCCAGCAGCAGAAGGTCGGCGAAGAGCTGGCCGCCGGCCACGCCCTCAAGACCGACAACAAGGAGGTCGCGGCGTGA
- a CDS encoding cytidine deaminase, translating into MTAEHAVDWEALRAAARVAMTRAYAPYSGFPVGVAALADDGRVVTGCNVENASYGLGLCAECGLVSSLQATGGGRLTHFTCVDGKGQSLVPCGRCRQLLYEFGGPDLLVDTPDGILPLSAMLPQAFGPDHLR; encoded by the coding sequence GTGACCGCGGAGCACGCGGTGGACTGGGAGGCCCTGCGGGCCGCCGCCCGGGTCGCGATGACCCGGGCGTACGCCCCCTACTCGGGCTTCCCGGTCGGGGTGGCCGCGTTGGCCGACGACGGCCGGGTCGTCACCGGCTGCAACGTCGAGAACGCGAGCTACGGACTCGGCCTGTGCGCCGAATGCGGTCTGGTCTCCTCCCTCCAGGCCACCGGGGGCGGCCGTCTCACCCACTTCACGTGCGTGGACGGCAAGGGCCAGAGCCTCGTCCCCTGCGGGCGCTGCCGCCAGCTGCTCTACGAGTTCGGCGGCCCGGACCTGCTGGTGGACACGCCCGACGGGATCCTCCCGCTGAGCGCGATGCTGCCGCAGGCCTTCGGGCCCGACCACCTGAGATAG
- a CDS encoding ferredoxin, with protein sequence MDLPSYWDPLPTAHALAPSGREASPVFGGRWAERNWRNVPGPFYGADTDCMELGRMEAPRHVAYDGEHEFVYRQPVDADETRALVCAAQVETYSGYARDGDEHWTPEAVRGWWRDRGRVREWAVAAGAEWAAYDTDPRFFPHYHEAALGHRDFVAHIDDGLEAYLRGYLFWLEQRRAPRAGQALPRL encoded by the coding sequence ATGGATCTTCCCTCCTACTGGGACCCGCTGCCCACGGCGCACGCCCTCGCGCCCTCCGGCCGGGAGGCCTCCCCGGTGTTCGGCGGCAGGTGGGCGGAGCGGAACTGGCGCAACGTCCCCGGCCCATTCTACGGCGCGGACACCGACTGCATGGAGCTGGGGCGGATGGAGGCCCCGCGCCACGTGGCCTACGACGGCGAGCACGAGTTCGTGTACCGGCAGCCGGTGGACGCGGACGAGACCCGGGCCCTCGTGTGCGCCGCCCAGGTGGAGACGTACTCCGGCTACGCCCGGGACGGCGACGAGCATTGGACGCCGGAGGCCGTGCGCGGCTGGTGGCGCGACCGCGGGCGGGTACGCGAGTGGGCCGTGGCGGCCGGCGCGGAATGGGCCGCGTACGACACGGACCCGCGGTTCTTCCCGCACTACCACGAAGCCGCCCTGGGTCACCGGGACTTCGTCGCCCACATCGACGACGGCCTGGAGGCGTACCTGCGCGGCTACCTGTTCTGGCTGGAACAACGGCGCGCCCCCCGGGCCGGGCAGGCGCTGCCTCGGCTCTGA
- a CDS encoding Uma2 family endonuclease — protein MSALAVEHQQPSGDDWDSAVRLWEGTDVPEGCKVEIIEGIVTVAPPPVNDHNLIAAAVQRRLYTAIPDDWEVFQTLNVEVPSRAGLYIPDLVVVPREAVPEGENCTPAGAAELVVEITSRSNAVNDRVSKLNGYAAAGVPLYLLIDPHATGSPTIHLYGEPGDGKYRVLHAGKFGEAVRLPEPFELTLDTFGFPRP, from the coding sequence ATGAGCGCACTCGCAGTCGAGCACCAGCAGCCGAGCGGTGACGACTGGGACTCGGCGGTCCGCCTCTGGGAGGGGACGGATGTGCCGGAGGGCTGCAAGGTGGAGATCATCGAGGGGATCGTCACCGTGGCACCACCGCCCGTCAACGACCACAACCTGATTGCCGCAGCGGTACAGCGCCGCCTGTACACGGCGATCCCCGACGACTGGGAGGTCTTCCAGACCCTCAATGTGGAGGTCCCCAGCCGCGCTGGGCTCTACATTCCGGACCTCGTGGTCGTCCCGAGGGAGGCGGTTCCGGAAGGGGAGAACTGCACCCCCGCGGGCGCCGCCGAGCTCGTCGTCGAGATCACGTCCAGGTCGAACGCCGTCAACGACCGCGTGTCCAAGCTCAACGGCTACGCCGCCGCAGGCGTCCCCCTGTACCTCCTCATCGACCCGCACGCGACCGGTAGTCCCACGATCCACCTGTACGGCGAGCCCGGCGACGGCAAGTACCGCGTCCTGCACGCGGGCAAGTTCGGCGAGGCCGTCCGCCTTCCCGAGCCGTTCGAGCTCACCCTCGACACCTTCGGCTTCCCCCGCCCCTGA
- a CDS encoding thymidine phosphorylase codes for MDVISVIRTKRDRGELSPEQIDWVIDAYTRGVVADEQMSALAMAILLNGMNRAEIARWTAAMIASGERMNFDSLSRPTADKHSTGGVGDKITLPLAPLVAACGAAVPQLSGRGLGHTGGTLDKLESIPGWRALLSNEEMLNVLDTTGAVICAAGDGLAPADKKLYALRDVTGTVEAIPLIASSIMSKKIAEGTGSLVLDVKVGTGAFMKNIEDARELASTMVALGTDSGVKTIALLTDMSTPLGLTAGNALEIRESVEVLAGGGPSDVVDLTLALAREMLDAAGIKDADPAKALADGSAMDVWRRMISAQGGDPDAALPVAREQHVVTASASGVLTRLDAYAVGVGAWRLGAGRARKEDPVQAGAGIELHAKPGDTVTAGQPLMTLHTDTPEKFEYALASLEGSYDVAPAGTAFSATPIVLDRIA; via the coding sequence ATGGACGTCATCTCCGTCATCCGGACCAAGCGGGACCGCGGTGAGCTGAGCCCCGAGCAGATCGACTGGGTCATCGACGCCTACACCCGCGGGGTCGTCGCCGACGAGCAGATGTCCGCGCTGGCCATGGCCATCCTGCTGAACGGCATGAACCGGGCCGAGATCGCCCGCTGGACCGCCGCGATGATCGCCTCCGGCGAGCGGATGAACTTCGACTCCCTCTCCCGCCCGACCGCCGACAAGCACTCCACCGGCGGCGTCGGCGACAAGATCACCCTCCCGCTGGCCCCGCTCGTCGCCGCCTGCGGCGCGGCCGTGCCGCAGCTCTCCGGCCGCGGCCTGGGCCACACCGGCGGCACCCTGGACAAGCTGGAGTCCATCCCGGGCTGGCGGGCGCTGCTCTCCAACGAGGAGATGCTGAACGTCCTCGACACCACCGGCGCCGTCATCTGCGCGGCGGGCGACGGCCTGGCCCCCGCCGACAAGAAGCTGTACGCCCTGCGCGACGTCACCGGCACCGTCGAGGCCATCCCGCTGATCGCCTCCTCGATCATGTCGAAGAAGATCGCCGAGGGTACGGGCTCGCTCGTCCTGGACGTCAAGGTCGGCACCGGCGCGTTCATGAAGAACATCGAGGACGCCCGCGAGCTGGCCTCCACCATGGTGGCCCTCGGCACCGACAGCGGCGTCAAGACGATCGCCCTGCTCACCGACATGTCCACCCCGCTGGGCCTGACCGCGGGCAACGCCCTGGAGATCCGCGAGTCCGTCGAGGTCCTGGCCGGCGGCGGCCCCTCCGACGTGGTCGACCTGACGCTGGCCCTGGCCCGCGAGATGCTGGACGCCGCGGGCATCAAGGACGCCGACCCGGCGAAGGCCCTGGCCGACGGCTCCGCGATGGACGTGTGGCGCCGGATGATCTCCGCCCAGGGCGGCGACCCGGACGCCGCCCTGCCGGTGGCCCGCGAGCAGCACGTGGTCACCGCCTCGGCCTCGGGCGTCCTGACCCGCCTCGACGCGTACGCCGTCGGCGTCGGCGCCTGGCGCCTGGGCGCGGGCCGCGCCCGCAAGGAGGACCCGGTCCAGGCCGGCGCGGGCATCGAGCTGCACGCGAAGCCGGGCGACACGGTCACCGCGGGCCAGCCGCTGATGACCCTGCACACGGACACCCCGGAGAAGTTCGAGTACGCCCTGGCCTCCCTGGAGGGCTCCTACGACGTGGCCCCGGCGGGCACGGCCTTCTCGGCCACCCCGATCGTGCTGGACCGCATCGCCTGA
- a CDS encoding ABC transporter permease, translated as MSTSTVSATSAAPKKGGGRRKLTLPWILLMIAGGLVLVSIVRLISGANDLTSVGQVSGALQLAVPIALAGLGGLWAERAGVVNIGLEGMMILGTWFGAWAGYQWGPWTGVLLGIVGGAIGGLLHAIITVTFNVNHIVSGVAINILAVGFTQYLSNFTFDKTPGGSSKQSPRIDPITEITIPGLSDWMATLQGKHWFLISDAAGVIGGLVTNLSLLTVVAVLLVPATWWVLWRTAFGLRLRSCGENPIAAESLGVNVYKYKYIAVVASGAMAGLGGAFLAIVSTGIYQEGQTGGRGYIGLAAMIFGNWMPGGMALGSGIFGFTYSLRLRGGAENVHAMLLLLAILLVLVVVWQLYKKKHVQAAIAAVCAAGLFIWYALTDQVPSQFVDAAPYLTTLLVLALSAQRLRMPKADGMPYRKGQGK; from the coding sequence GTGAGCACCAGCACCGTTTCCGCGACGAGCGCCGCGCCCAAGAAGGGCGGCGGCCGCCGCAAGCTCACCCTGCCCTGGATCCTGCTGATGATCGCGGGAGGCCTCGTACTGGTCTCGATCGTCCGCCTGATCTCCGGAGCCAACGACCTGACCTCCGTCGGCCAGGTCTCCGGCGCCCTCCAGCTCGCGGTGCCGATCGCCCTCGCGGGCCTCGGCGGCCTGTGGGCCGAGCGCGCGGGCGTGGTCAACATCGGCCTCGAAGGCATGATGATCCTCGGCACCTGGTTCGGCGCCTGGGCCGGCTACCAGTGGGGTCCGTGGACCGGCGTCCTGCTGGGCATCGTCGGCGGCGCCATCGGCGGTCTGCTGCACGCGATCATCACCGTCACCTTCAACGTGAACCACATCGTCTCCGGTGTGGCGATCAACATCCTGGCCGTCGGCTTCACCCAGTACCTGTCGAACTTCACCTTCGACAAGACCCCGGGCGGCTCCTCCAAGCAGTCCCCGCGCATCGATCCGATCACCGAGATCACGATCCCCGGGCTCTCGGACTGGATGGCGACGCTCCAGGGCAAGCACTGGTTCCTGATCTCGGACGCCGCCGGCGTCATCGGCGGTCTGGTCACCAACCTCTCGCTGCTGACCGTCGTCGCGGTGCTCCTGGTCCCCGCCACCTGGTGGGTGCTGTGGCGCACGGCCTTCGGCCTGCGACTGCGCTCCTGCGGTGAGAACCCGATCGCCGCCGAGTCCCTCGGCGTCAACGTCTACAAGTACAAGTACATCGCCGTGGTCGCCTCCGGCGCGATGGCCGGTCTCGGCGGCGCCTTCCTCGCGATCGTCTCCACGGGCATCTACCAGGAGGGCCAGACCGGCGGCCGCGGTTACATCGGTCTCGCCGCGATGATCTTCGGTAACTGGATGCCGGGCGGCATGGCCCTGGGCTCGGGCATCTTCGGCTTCACCTACAGCCTCCGGCTGCGCGGCGGTGCCGAGAACGTCCACGCGATGCTGCTGCTCCTGGCGATCCTGCTGGTGCTCGTCGTCGTCTGGCAGCTGTACAAGAAGAAGCACGTCCAGGCCGCCATCGCGGCGGTCTGCGCCGCCGGGCTCTTCATCTGGTACGCGCTCACCGACCAGGTGCCGAGCCAGTTCGTCGACGCCGCCCCGTACCTGACCACGCTGCTCGTGCTCGCCCTGTCGGCGCAGCGCCTGCGCATGCCCAAGGCGGACGGCATGCCGTACCGCAAGGGCCAGGGCAAGTGA
- a CDS encoding STAS domain-containing protein, whose translation MSSGKAGGQPVMKIGRLVLPGPGPTERDAARLCARLALLYEGGAAAVVCDAGAVTAPGLGAVEVLARLRLAARGRGAFTVTGAGPALRALLGLVGLSELLGESEQREPPGGVEEGVEADDLPV comes from the coding sequence ATGAGTTCCGGGAAGGCCGGCGGTCAACCCGTCATGAAGATCGGACGGCTCGTACTACCCGGACCCGGCCCCACCGAGCGGGACGCGGCGCGGCTCTGCGCGCGGCTGGCCCTGCTCTACGAGGGCGGGGCCGCCGCGGTGGTGTGTGATGCCGGGGCCGTGACCGCGCCGGGGCTCGGGGCCGTCGAGGTGCTCGCGCGGCTGCGGCTGGCCGCGCGGGGGCGCGGGGCCTTCACCGTGACCGGCGCCGGCCCCGCGCTGCGGGCCCTGCTGGGTCTCGTAGGCCTGTCAGAGCTGCTCGGGGAGTCCGAACAGCGGGAACCACCGGGCGGTGTCGAGGAAGGCGTTGAGGCCGACGATCTTCCCGTCTGA
- a CDS encoding L,D-transpeptidase family protein: MAGIRVRAKRRAAVVFGGALALAVPVVLTGGGPAQAAATASCNVTTGPYQRQVEQFLGRPVDGVQSAADCTAIQSFQATHGITPTMGYAGPLTWQTMNTMLAQRAAGKNPNAAGTCPTNLGRIACVDLTRQLSWIQDGAALKYGPVPVRTGKAETPTRTGLKKIYYRSIDHWSTIYNVSMPYAQFFDGGIAFHSVTKSMWNPPGSGGCVNMTTADAKAYWNMLGNGEDVFVYGRKPGT, translated from the coding sequence ATGGCGGGGATACGGGTGCGCGCGAAGCGGCGTGCCGCGGTGGTGTTCGGCGGGGCGCTGGCCCTCGCGGTACCGGTGGTGCTGACGGGGGGCGGGCCGGCCCAGGCCGCCGCCACCGCCTCGTGCAACGTGACCACCGGGCCCTACCAGCGTCAGGTGGAGCAGTTCCTGGGGCGGCCGGTGGACGGGGTGCAGTCGGCGGCCGACTGCACGGCGATCCAGTCCTTCCAGGCCACCCACGGGATCACCCCGACGATGGGGTACGCGGGCCCGCTGACCTGGCAGACGATGAACACGATGCTGGCGCAGCGCGCCGCGGGCAAGAACCCGAACGCGGCCGGGACCTGTCCCACCAACCTGGGCCGGATCGCCTGCGTGGACCTGACCCGGCAGCTCAGCTGGATCCAGGACGGCGCGGCGCTGAAGTACGGGCCGGTGCCGGTGCGCACCGGCAAGGCGGAGACCCCCACGCGGACGGGCCTGAAGAAGATCTACTACCGGTCCATCGACCACTGGTCCACGATCTACAACGTCTCGATGCCGTACGCGCAGTTCTTCGACGGCGGTATCGCCTTCCACTCGGTGACCAAGAGCATGTGGAACCCGCCGGGTTCCGGCGGCTGCGTGAACATGACGACGGCCGACGCCAAGGCGTACTGGAACATGCTGGGCAACGGCGAGGACGTCTTCGTGTACGGGCGCAAGCCCGGAACCTGA
- a CDS encoding sigma-70 family RNA polymerase sigma factor, translating to MSDLATTSPDLDAAMDRYRVELTGYCYRMLGSAFDAEDAVQDTYIRAWRAYEKFEGRSSLRSWLYRIATNVCLDLLNAGNKRARPMDFGAPQHQASAVLNERPEVTWLEPVPDGRVLPQTADPAELALAKESVRLAFVAALQHLPAKQRAVLILREVLAWKAEEVAQLLETTVASVNSALQRARATLSGHRVRESDAADPLDAAQAELLGRYLSAFEAYDITRLTALLHEDAVLSMPPFDLWLRGHADIAAWHLNQGIGCKGSRLLPTTANGMPAFGQYRPAASGTGHVPWALQVLEISDGKIVGLNAFLDTARWFPLFGLPEQL from the coding sequence ATGAGTGACCTCGCGACGACATCACCGGACCTCGACGCCGCGATGGACCGGTACCGCGTCGAGCTGACCGGATACTGCTACCGGATGCTCGGTTCGGCCTTCGACGCCGAGGACGCGGTGCAGGACACGTACATCCGTGCCTGGCGGGCGTACGAGAAGTTCGAGGGCCGCTCCTCGCTGCGGTCCTGGCTGTACAGGATCGCCACCAACGTCTGCCTGGACCTGCTGAACGCGGGCAACAAGCGGGCCCGCCCCATGGACTTCGGCGCCCCGCAGCACCAGGCCTCCGCCGTGCTCAACGAGCGGCCCGAGGTGACCTGGCTGGAGCCGGTGCCCGACGGGCGGGTGCTGCCACAGACCGCCGACCCGGCGGAGCTGGCCCTGGCCAAGGAGTCCGTCCGGCTGGCCTTCGTCGCCGCCCTCCAGCACCTGCCGGCCAAGCAGCGGGCCGTGCTGATCCTGCGGGAGGTGCTGGCCTGGAAGGCGGAGGAGGTCGCGCAGCTCCTGGAGACGACGGTGGCCTCGGTGAACAGCGCCCTCCAGCGGGCCCGGGCCACCCTCTCCGGACACCGCGTCCGCGAGAGCGACGCGGCCGACCCCCTCGACGCCGCCCAGGCCGAGCTGCTGGGGCGGTACCTGTCCGCCTTCGAGGCCTACGACATCACCCGGCTGACGGCCCTGCTGCACGAGGACGCGGTGCTGTCGATGCCGCCGTTCGACCTGTGGCTGCGGGGCCACGCCGACATCGCGGCGTGGCACCTCAACCAGGGCATCGGCTGCAAGGGCTCCCGTCTGCTCCCCACCACGGCGAACGGCATGCCGGCCTTCGGCCAGTACCGGCCCGCCGCCTCGGGGACCGGGCACGTGCCGTGGGCGCTCCAGGTCCTGGAGATCTCAGACGGGAAGATCGTCGGCCTCAACGCCTTCCTCGACACCGCCCGGTGGTTCCCGCTGTTCGGACTCCCCGAGCAGCTCTGA